The proteins below are encoded in one region of Microbispora sp. NBC_01189:
- the prcA gene encoding proteasome subunit alpha, producing the protein MSIPFGGYASPEQIMRDRAEYARKGIARGRSVVVMQYADGILFVAPNPSRALHKISEIYDRIGFAAVGRYNEFESLRLAGIRYADINGYTFNRSDVTGRGLANLYAQHLGMIFTESIKSLEVEIVVAEVGDVPEDDQIYRLTFDGSVFDEQGMAVIGGQAEAVAGRLKERYQEGLPLARALDAALAALTEPGGERPPATQLEVAVLDRSREHRKFLRLTPPRLERILRESGENGESAGAEKPADDATAEHAPDTTPAAPPPTAPPIGPEGDIDTGSGE; encoded by the coding sequence GTGTCCATCCCCTTCGGAGGATATGCCTCACCCGAGCAGATCATGCGGGACAGGGCGGAGTACGCCCGTAAGGGCATCGCCCGAGGCCGCAGCGTGGTCGTCATGCAGTACGCCGACGGCATCCTGTTCGTGGCGCCCAACCCGTCCAGGGCGCTGCACAAGATCAGTGAGATCTACGACCGCATCGGCTTCGCCGCGGTCGGGCGGTACAACGAGTTCGAGTCGCTGCGGCTCGCCGGCATCCGCTACGCCGACATCAACGGCTACACCTTCAACCGCAGCGACGTCACCGGGCGCGGCCTGGCCAACCTGTACGCCCAGCACCTCGGCATGATCTTCACCGAGTCGATCAAGTCGCTCGAGGTCGAGATCGTCGTGGCCGAGGTGGGCGACGTGCCCGAGGACGACCAGATCTACCGGCTCACCTTCGACGGCTCGGTCTTCGACGAGCAGGGCATGGCCGTGATCGGCGGCCAGGCCGAAGCCGTGGCGGGCCGGCTCAAGGAGCGCTACCAGGAGGGGCTGCCGCTGGCGCGGGCACTCGACGCCGCTCTGGCCGCCCTCACCGAGCCCGGCGGCGAGCGTCCGCCCGCGACGCAGCTCGAGGTCGCCGTGCTCGACCGGTCGCGGGAGCACCGCAAGTTCCTGCGCCTGACCCCCCCGCGCCTGGAGCGGATCCTGCGGGAGAGTGGGGAGAACGGAGAAAGCGCCGGGGCCGAGAAGCCCGCGGACGACGCCACCGCCGAGCACGCCCCCGACACCACTCCCGCGGCGCCGCCGCCCACCGCTCCGCCGATCGGCCCCGAGGGCGACATCGACACGGGTTCCGGCGAGTAG
- the prcB gene encoding proteasome subunit beta: protein MNSLFIDTGSSSFTEFLGAHAPNLLPTRAQTLAAPVGEQIPHATTIVAATCEGGVVMAGDRRATSGNIISQRDIEKVFRTDDYSCIGIAGTASLGIEVARLYRVELEHYEKREGRSLSTEGKAHRLATMIRENLAMAMQGLAVVPLFAAYDPAREGGRIFSYDVGGGPYEQFGYHSIGSGSIFARGSLKKLYRENSSAQDTALACLHALYDAADDDSATGGPDITRRIWPVVSVINADGFRRLPDDEVAEFVESMLETRMAAPEGPTAPLR, encoded by the coding sequence ATGAACAGCCTCTTCATAGATACGGGGTCGTCGTCGTTCACCGAGTTCCTCGGCGCGCACGCGCCGAACCTGCTGCCGACCCGCGCGCAGACGCTGGCGGCCCCGGTGGGCGAGCAGATCCCGCACGCGACCACCATCGTCGCGGCGACCTGCGAGGGCGGCGTGGTGATGGCGGGCGACAGGCGGGCGACCTCCGGGAACATCATCTCGCAGCGGGACATCGAGAAGGTGTTCCGCACCGACGACTACTCCTGCATCGGCATCGCGGGCACGGCGAGCCTCGGCATCGAGGTGGCCCGCCTCTACCGGGTGGAGCTCGAGCACTACGAGAAGCGGGAAGGCCGCTCGCTGTCCACGGAGGGCAAGGCGCATCGCCTGGCCACCATGATCCGCGAGAACCTGGCCATGGCGATGCAGGGCCTGGCGGTCGTGCCGCTGTTCGCGGCCTACGACCCGGCCCGCGAAGGCGGCCGGATCTTCAGCTACGACGTGGGCGGCGGGCCGTACGAGCAGTTCGGCTACCACTCGATCGGCTCGGGCTCGATCTTCGCCCGGGGCTCGCTGAAGAAGCTGTACCGGGAGAACAGCAGCGCGCAGGACACCGCCCTGGCCTGCCTGCACGCGCTGTACGACGCGGCCGACGACGACTCCGCGACGGGCGGGCCCGACATCACGCGGCGGATCTGGCCCGTGGTGTCGGTGATCAACGCCGACGGCTTCCGCCGCCTGCCGGACGACGAGGTCGCCGAGTTCGTCGAGTCGATGCTGGAGACGCGGATGGCGGCTCCAGAAGGCCCGACCGCCCCGCTGCGCTAA
- a CDS encoding Gfo/Idh/MocA family oxidoreductase: MTVKVGIAGLGVIALAVYLPLLARRRDLFRIAAVCDLDRDHAEAAGREAGAPAYDDPARMLDDGGGPGGLDAVLVLTPGSHGPLVRAALERGLWVLAEKPLAYSRAELDGLPGDRLMVGYMKQYDPASQRLLEALHEAGGPGVVRHLDVTVLHPSEDSQLLFARVRRGRPAPERVAPYAEADEAALTAALGTSSERLRRLYAEVVLGSLCHELSLMRLFTGSPDTVDHVAVWPPDVFPPSVELSGTLPAESSGRYGIRWHYLPSYPAYHEIVTLHHEHGSMELRFPSPYLLNAPTRLTVACRVGTTERTIVHQDVAESFERQLLAFHRFVTQDERPLTGLDGALEDIVTAQRIVHRYARWAGIPIAGECAGEPTGAPPEAAAGGADRSDTEEGASGAGHAEERVSRP, encoded by the coding sequence ATGACGGTGAAGGTGGGCATCGCCGGGCTGGGCGTGATCGCGCTGGCCGTCTACCTGCCCCTGCTGGCGCGGCGGCGCGACCTGTTCCGGATCGCCGCAGTCTGCGACCTCGACCGCGACCACGCGGAGGCGGCCGGCCGGGAGGCCGGCGCACCGGCGTACGACGACCCGGCGAGGATGCTCGACGACGGCGGTGGACCCGGCGGGCTCGACGCGGTGCTCGTGCTGACGCCGGGATCCCACGGCCCGCTCGTGCGGGCCGCGCTCGAACGCGGCCTGTGGGTGCTGGCCGAGAAACCGCTCGCCTACAGCCGTGCCGAACTGGACGGCCTGCCCGGCGACCGCCTGATGGTCGGCTACATGAAGCAGTACGACCCCGCCTCCCAGCGACTGCTGGAGGCCCTGCACGAGGCGGGCGGGCCGGGGGTCGTCCGCCACCTGGACGTCACCGTGCTGCATCCGTCGGAGGACTCACAGCTGCTGTTCGCCCGCGTGCGCCGCGGACGGCCCGCGCCCGAGCGGGTCGCCCCCTACGCCGAGGCCGACGAGGCGGCGCTCACCGCGGCGCTCGGCACGTCGTCGGAGCGGCTGCGGCGGCTGTACGCCGAGGTCGTGCTGGGCAGCCTCTGCCACGAACTGTCGCTCATGCGGCTGTTCACCGGGTCGCCCGACACCGTGGACCACGTCGCCGTGTGGCCTCCCGACGTCTTCCCGCCGTCGGTCGAGCTGAGCGGGACCCTGCCGGCCGAGAGTTCCGGCAGGTACGGCATCCGCTGGCACTACCTGCCGAGCTACCCCGCCTACCACGAGATCGTGACGCTGCACCACGAGCACGGCTCGATGGAGCTGCGCTTCCCCTCGCCGTACCTGCTGAACGCGCCCACCCGCCTGACGGTCGCCTGCCGGGTCGGGACCACCGAGCGGACGATCGTCCACCAGGACGTCGCCGAGTCCTTCGAGCGGCAGCTTCTCGCCTTCCACCGGTTCGTCACCCAGGACGAACGTCCACTCACCGGACTGGACGGGGCCCTGGAGGATATCGTCACGGCGCAGCGGATCGTCCACCGGTACGCCCGGTGGGCGGGCATCCCCATCGCCGGGGAGTGCGCGGGCGAGCCCACGGGCGCCCCGCCGGAGGCGGCCGCCGGGGGCGCCGACAGGAGCGACACCGAGGAGGGCGCGAGTGGAGCCGGTCACGCCGAGGAGCGCGTCAGCCGACCCTGA
- a CDS encoding phosphatase PAP2 family protein, with protein sequence MLDRSHRLEPGRLERFALRGAPGPAGVALAGAGFALLAGLVAGRWEPLYATDRAVTDDLNRLVAGDTLVLDILRALTDFGGGTILTCVLVLATVFLLVRRELRPAAFVVATSLGALILYAVLKLLIGRLRPVVAEPVATATGMSFPSGHSMSSLVSYGVLLLVFAPLAPRRARALAVAAVAALVVLVGFTRVALGVHHLSDVIGGWLLGLVWLWVTAAAFRPWRPEPVPGPHGGREPPPREPSPRDSVHRDSLLRDSLPRDSLPRESPPRPWRAAAEALTAWVLVLGALFGTGLLLTRASGSTALAAADHLVVRWVSGLRTPVLDKVTAFGDRIGDLPWILAGTLAVCALALIALRRARPAVFPLVVTAGQLALFRTASAAVGRFHPATPVQLPGDLTIVPPVPPVPSPGDPAAGLAIAVHQSWPPLASGFPSSQVAGVVALFTAIVVLVGRATTRRERRLAAGTAAVLVPLLCALSQIYRGTQHPIGVLASALLALPWVAVAWWVLLRDRATRPPERPPDSRRR encoded by the coding sequence ATGCTGGACCGGTCGCACCGCCTGGAGCCGGGCCGTCTGGAACGCTTCGCTCTCCGCGGCGCGCCGGGACCGGCCGGGGTGGCCCTGGCGGGCGCCGGCTTCGCACTGCTGGCCGGTCTGGTGGCCGGCCGGTGGGAGCCGCTGTATGCCACCGACCGGGCCGTGACCGACGACCTCAACCGGTTGGTCGCCGGTGACACGCTCGTCCTCGACATCCTCCGGGCGCTGACCGACTTCGGCGGCGGCACCATCCTGACCTGCGTGCTGGTCCTGGCCACCGTGTTCCTGCTCGTCCGGCGCGAGCTACGGCCGGCCGCCTTTGTCGTAGCCACGTCGCTCGGCGCGCTGATCCTCTACGCCGTGCTGAAGCTGCTGATCGGCAGGCTGCGTCCCGTCGTGGCCGAGCCCGTGGCCACGGCGACCGGGATGAGCTTTCCCAGCGGCCACTCGATGAGCTCCCTGGTCTCCTACGGTGTGCTCCTGCTGGTCTTCGCGCCGCTCGCGCCCCGGCGGGCGCGCGCCCTCGCCGTCGCCGCCGTCGCGGCCCTCGTCGTGCTCGTCGGCTTCACTCGCGTCGCGCTCGGCGTACACCATCTGAGCGACGTGATCGGCGGCTGGCTTCTCGGGCTGGTCTGGCTCTGGGTCACCGCCGCGGCCTTCCGGCCCTGGCGACCGGAGCCCGTGCCCGGCCCCCACGGGGGCCGGGAACCGCCGCCCCGAGAGCCATCGCCTCGTGACTCGGTGCACCGGGATTCGCTGCTCCGTGACTCGCTGCCCCGTGACTCGCTGCCCCGGGAGTCGCCGCCGCGTCCCTGGCGCGCTGCGGCGGAGGCGCTGACGGCCTGGGTGCTCGTGCTCGGGGCGCTGTTCGGGACCGGGTTGCTGCTCACCAGGGCGTCCGGGAGCACGGCCCTGGCCGCCGCCGATCACTTGGTCGTCCGGTGGGTCTCCGGTCTGCGAACCCCCGTGCTCGACAAGGTGACCGCGTTCGGCGACCGGATCGGCGACCTCCCGTGGATCCTCGCCGGCACCCTCGCGGTCTGCGCTCTCGCCCTGATCGCGCTGCGGCGCGCACGGCCCGCGGTGTTCCCGCTCGTGGTGACGGCGGGGCAACTGGCCCTGTTCCGCACCGCCTCGGCGGCGGTCGGCCGCTTCCACCCCGCCACGCCGGTCCAGCTGCCCGGCGACCTGACCATCGTCCCGCCGGTCCCGCCGGTCCCGTCACCCGGCGATCCGGCGGCCGGCCTGGCGATCGCCGTGCACCAGTCATGGCCGCCGCTCGCGTCAGGCTTCCCCTCCAGTCAGGTCGCCGGCGTGGTGGCCCTCTTCACGGCGATCGTGGTCCTGGTCGGGCGCGCTACGACACGCCGTGAACGGCGACTGGCGGCGGGCACGGCGGCGGTGCTAGTCCCGCTGCTGTGCGCCCTGTCGCAGATCTATCGTGGGACGCAGCACCCCATAGGCGTGCTCGCGAGCGCGCTGCTGGCGCTTCCATGGGTCGCCGTGGCGTGGTGGGTGCTGCTCCGTGACCGGGCCACACGGCCGCCCGAACGGCCGCCCGACAGCCGACGCCGGTGA
- a CDS encoding ubiquitin-like protein Pup, whose product MATKETGGGQKQTGRQENEVEEVEAQTSSDVQERHEKLTDDVDAILDEIDEVLEENAEEFVRSYVQKGGQ is encoded by the coding sequence ATGGCGACCAAGGAAACCGGCGGCGGCCAGAAGCAGACTGGCCGCCAGGAGAACGAGGTCGAGGAAGTCGAGGCGCAAACGTCTTCCGACGTGCAGGAGCGCCACGAGAAGCTCACTGACGATGTCGACGCGATCCTGGACGAGATCGACGAGGTCCTGGAGGAGAACGCGGAGGAGTTCGTCCGCTCCTACGTGCAGAAGGGCGGACAGTAA
- a CDS encoding serine/threonine-protein kinase, with the protein MASHARQLLADRYKLLTPFRRDGGGIMWQAHDLRLKRDVAIKEVQPPYRVDVADLPAARRQALREARSAARLSHPAVITVHDLLEDKGRLWIVTELLQGLTLGDTVRHLGRLPVHWATWVGFQLLSGVRHAHVMGVVHGDIRPGNVTLTEDRVVLTDFGIAAFDRDPAGRTTVPVTRSGAYLAPERLRGEDLAPAADLWSFGATLYCGVEGRPPYPSMGPLSAGMMSGREPDPPRRAGPLRPLIEGLLRRDPLERFTIEQAMHMLVEMLRRQGIPAAAPGRTSGELPSRARTNPYGHSPALGAPPRQAELTTGSSYGEGRQRGGAPRWPAPPSRPRRHAGPGGSGGSGGSGGSGSPGYPPNPGGGHPGGPRPPAAPL; encoded by the coding sequence ATGGCATCGCACGCACGGCAACTGCTGGCGGATCGCTACAAGCTGCTGACGCCCTTCCGGCGGGACGGCGGAGGGATCATGTGGCAGGCCCATGATCTTCGCCTCAAGCGCGACGTCGCGATCAAGGAGGTGCAGCCGCCGTACCGCGTGGACGTGGCGGACCTGCCCGCCGCCCGCAGGCAGGCGTTGCGGGAGGCCCGCTCGGCGGCCCGGCTGAGCCATCCGGCCGTGATCACCGTGCACGACCTCCTGGAGGACAAGGGCCGGCTCTGGATCGTCACGGAGCTGCTCCAGGGGCTCACGCTCGGGGACACCGTGCGTCATCTCGGGCGGCTGCCGGTCCACTGGGCCACCTGGGTCGGTTTCCAGCTCCTCTCGGGTGTGCGGCACGCGCACGTGATGGGCGTGGTCCACGGGGACATCCGGCCGGGCAACGTGACGCTGACCGAGGACCGGGTGGTGCTGACCGACTTCGGCATCGCCGCCTTCGACCGGGACCCGGCGGGACGGACGACGGTGCCCGTGACGCGGTCGGGGGCCTATCTCGCGCCCGAGCGCCTCCGGGGCGAGGACCTCGCCCCCGCCGCCGACCTGTGGTCGTTCGGCGCCACGCTGTACTGCGGCGTGGAGGGCAGGCCGCCGTACCCGAGCATGGGCCCGCTGTCGGCCGGGATGATGTCCGGCCGCGAGCCGGACCCGCCGCGCCGTGCGGGCCCGCTGCGGCCGTTGATCGAGGGCCTGCTGCGGCGCGACCCGCTGGAACGGTTCACGATCGAGCAGGCCATGCACATGCTCGTGGAGATGCTGCGGCGGCAGGGCATCCCCGCCGCCGCGCCGGGCCGGACCTCCGGCGAGCTACCCAGCCGCGCCCGGACGAACCCGTACGGGCACTCCCCCGCTCTCGGCGCGCCCCCGCGGCAGGCGGAGCTGACCACCGGGTCCTCGTACGGCGAGGGCCGCCAGCGTGGGGGCGCTCCGCGCTGGCCCGCGCCCCCAAGCCGTCCACGCCGTCACGCCGGCCCGGGCGGTTCGGGCGGTTCGGGCGGTTCGGGCGGTTCGGGTAGTCCGGGCTATCCCCCGAATCCCGGTGGAGGTCACCCGGGCGGCCCGCGCCCGCCGGCCGCCCCGTTGTGA
- the dop gene encoding depupylase/deamidase Dop — translation MTVRRVMGIETEYGIAVPGQPGANAMVTSSQVVNAYLAASAARARRARWDFEEENPLRDARGFDLAREVADQSQLTDEDLGLANVILTNGARLYVDHAHPEYSTPECTNPRAAVIWDKAGERVMYDAAVRASAVPGNAAIQLYKNNTDAKGASYGCHENYLMRRATPFADIVRHLTPFFVSRQVICGAGKVGIGQDSRGDGFQISQRADFFEVEVGLETTLKRPIINTRDEPHADPEKYRRLHVIIGDANMSEISTYLKLGTTALVLAMIEEGFLTIDLAPESPVAALRAVSHDPACKYEIALRNGRKMTAVQLQMEYLEQARKYVEDRFGSGVDDLTKDVLNRWESVLTRLAEDPMQLSRELDWVAKLEILEGYRTRDNLPWSHPRLQLVDLQYSDIRPDRGLYNRLVARGRMQRLVTDEDVDRAVETPPNDTRAYFRGRCLRQYSESVAAASWDSVIFDIPGRESLQRVPTLEPLRGTKAHVGDLLDRCRTAAELVAALTGEA, via the coding sequence ATGACGGTTCGGCGGGTGATGGGCATCGAGACCGAGTACGGCATCGCCGTGCCCGGTCAACCGGGGGCGAACGCGATGGTGACCTCCTCACAGGTCGTCAACGCGTACCTGGCGGCATCGGCCGCCCGCGCCCGCCGGGCCCGATGGGACTTCGAGGAGGAGAACCCGCTCCGCGACGCCCGGGGATTCGATCTCGCCCGTGAGGTGGCCGACCAGAGCCAGCTCACCGACGAGGACCTCGGGCTCGCCAACGTGATCCTCACCAACGGCGCGCGTCTGTACGTCGACCACGCCCATCCGGAGTATTCGACGCCCGAGTGCACCAACCCCAGGGCGGCGGTCATCTGGGACAAGGCGGGCGAGCGGGTGATGTACGACGCGGCGGTCCGGGCCTCCGCCGTCCCCGGCAACGCCGCCATCCAGCTCTACAAGAACAACACCGACGCCAAGGGCGCGTCGTACGGGTGTCACGAGAACTACCTCATGCGCCGGGCCACGCCGTTCGCGGACATCGTCCGGCACCTGACCCCGTTCTTCGTGTCGCGGCAGGTCATCTGTGGCGCCGGGAAGGTCGGCATCGGCCAGGACTCGCGCGGCGACGGCTTCCAGATCAGTCAGCGCGCCGACTTCTTCGAGGTCGAGGTCGGCCTGGAGACCACGCTCAAGCGGCCGATCATCAACACCCGGGACGAGCCGCACGCCGACCCGGAGAAGTACCGCCGCCTGCACGTGATCATTGGCGACGCCAACATGTCGGAAATTTCGACATATTTGAAGCTTGGTACGACGGCCCTGGTCCTGGCGATGATCGAGGAGGGGTTCCTCACCATCGACCTGGCGCCGGAGTCGCCGGTCGCCGCGCTGCGCGCGGTGTCCCACGACCCGGCCTGCAAGTACGAGATCGCGCTGCGCAACGGGCGGAAGATGACCGCCGTGCAGCTGCAGATGGAATACCTGGAGCAGGCCCGCAAGTACGTCGAGGACCGCTTCGGCTCGGGTGTGGACGACCTGACCAAGGACGTGCTCAACCGCTGGGAGTCGGTGCTCACCCGGCTGGCCGAGGACCCGATGCAGCTCTCCCGGGAGCTCGACTGGGTGGCCAAGCTGGAGATCCTGGAGGGCTACCGCACCCGCGACAACCTGCCGTGGTCGCATCCCCGCCTGCAACTGGTGGACCTGCAGTACTCCGACATCCGCCCCGACCGCGGACTGTACAACCGCCTGGTCGCCCGGGGCCGGATGCAGCGCCTGGTGACCGACGAGGACGTCGACCGCGCGGTCGAGACGCCGCCCAACGACACACGGGCCTACTTCCGCGGCCGGTGCCTGCGTCAGTACAGCGAGTCGGTCGCCGCGGCCTCCTGGGACTCGGTGATATTCGACATCCCCGGCCGCGAGTCGCTCCAGCGCGTGCCGACCCTGGAGCCGCTGCGCGGCACCAAGGCGCATGTCGGCGACCTGCTCGACCGGTGCCGCACCGCGGCCGAACTCGTCGCCGCCCTCACCGGCGAGGCCTGA
- a CDS encoding acyltransferase family protein: MRHSVPPAGVPDAPGDGRAVRARRLVELDVLRFVAAFAVMSFHYMAASRSLWDEFPTKLFAPVARLTTLGILGVELFFLISGFVILMSVWGHTVGEFAVSRVSRLYPAYWFAVIVIFILYRFSGVSGFDPKLGTGEYLLNLTMLQGAFDVGHAGGVFWSLWVELRFYVLVALFSLVGITLRRCLLFLAAWAGLALLAEITQNDVLVFVFMPRQAPYFIAGMAFFLIHRFGARSAAFVPWLLVAAGYGMSLHAAMERVGERVRLIGIARYPAPPEAVIVAITVVYLLMAAVALGWLRWLRWRPLVTVGALTYPLYLLHQTISAVLIPAYRDVLDPWLLTGITMTVSIALAYAVYRLVDRPGQRWLRSRLGALLDRSRGSRRRGRGTPSRTAPPIPAQSPEASVP; the protein is encoded by the coding sequence GTGCGACATTCCGTTCCCCCCGCGGGCGTGCCGGACGCGCCCGGCGACGGCCGGGCAGTGCGGGCCCGCCGCCTCGTCGAGCTCGACGTCCTGCGCTTCGTCGCCGCGTTCGCCGTCATGTCCTTCCACTACATGGCGGCCAGCAGATCCCTGTGGGACGAGTTCCCGACGAAGCTGTTCGCGCCGGTCGCCCGCCTCACCACGCTGGGCATCCTCGGCGTCGAGCTGTTCTTCCTCATCAGCGGGTTCGTCATCCTGATGAGCGTGTGGGGCCACACGGTCGGCGAGTTCGCGGTGTCCCGGGTCTCCCGGCTGTACCCGGCGTACTGGTTCGCCGTGATCGTGATCTTCATCCTGTACCGCTTCAGCGGGGTCTCCGGGTTCGATCCCAAGCTCGGCACGGGGGAGTACCTGCTCAACCTGACCATGCTGCAGGGGGCGTTCGACGTCGGGCACGCCGGAGGCGTCTTCTGGTCGCTCTGGGTGGAACTGCGGTTCTACGTCCTCGTCGCGCTGTTCTCCCTCGTGGGGATCACGCTGCGGCGCTGCCTGCTGTTCCTGGCGGCCTGGGCCGGTCTGGCCCTGCTCGCCGAGATCACCCAGAACGACGTGCTGGTCTTCGTCTTCATGCCGCGGCAGGCGCCGTACTTCATCGCGGGCATGGCCTTCTTCCTGATCCACCGCTTCGGGGCGCGGTCGGCGGCCTTCGTGCCGTGGCTGCTCGTGGCGGCCGGCTACGGGATGTCCCTGCACGCCGCCATGGAGCGCGTGGGGGAGCGGGTGCGCCTGATCGGCATCGCCCGCTACCCGGCGCCGCCGGAGGCCGTCATCGTCGCGATCACGGTCGTCTACCTCCTGATGGCCGCGGTCGCCCTCGGCTGGCTACGCTGGCTTCGCTGGCGTCCCCTCGTCACCGTGGGCGCCCTGACATATCCCCTCTATCTGCTGCACCAGACGATCTCCGCCGTCCTGATCCCGGCGTACCGGGACGTGCTTGACCCCTGGCTGCTGACCGGGATCACGATGACGGTCTCGATCGCGCTCGCGTACGCGGTCTACCGGCTGGTCGACCGGCCCGGCCAGCGATGGCTCAGATCCAGGCTGGGGGCCCTGCTCGACCGCTCGCGCGGGTCCCGCCGGCGCGGCCGGGGCACCCCTTCCCGGACGGCGCCGCCGATTCCGGCGCAAAGTCCCGAGGCATCTGTGCCGTAA
- the arc gene encoding proteasome ATPase, producing MAARDDAEARAAQREREVADLTTQVSFLQEEITALRRKLAESPRQARVIEERLHEAQAQVAALTSQNERLVATLKEARDQIVALKEEVDRLAQPPSGFGVFLEARDDGTIEVFTGGRKLRVNVSPAVDADSLKRGQEVMLNEALNVVEALGYEDVGEIVMLKELLESGDRALVISHADEERVVKLAHSLLDQPLRAGDSLLLEPRSNYVYERIPKSEVEELVLEEVPDISYEEIGGLSRQIEQIRDAIELPYLHADLFREHQLRPPKGVLLYGPPGCGKTLIAKAVANSLAKQVAEKTGQSGKSFFLNIKGPELLNKYVGETERHIRLVFQRAREKASEGTPVIVFFDEMDSIFRTRGSGVSSDVENTIVPQLLSEIDGVEGLENVIVIGASNREDMIDPAILRPGRLDVKIKIERPDAEAAKDIFSKYLVSELPLHPEDLSEHSDSRAGTIAGMIQRTVERMYAESEENRFLEVTYANGDKEVLYFKDFNSGAMIQNIVDRGKKMAIKEFLDTGQKGLRISHLLAACVDEFSENEDLPNTTNPDDWARISGKKGERIVYIRTLVQGKQGTEAGRSIDTVANTGQYL from the coding sequence GTGGCAGCTCGCGACGACGCTGAGGCTCGAGCCGCGCAGCGCGAACGGGAGGTCGCCGATCTCACAACACAGGTCTCCTTCCTGCAGGAGGAGATCACCGCGTTGCGCCGGAAGCTGGCCGAGTCTCCCCGGCAGGCCAGGGTCATCGAGGAGCGCCTTCACGAGGCGCAGGCACAGGTGGCCGCTCTCACCAGCCAGAACGAGCGTCTGGTCGCCACACTCAAAGAGGCCAGGGACCAGATCGTCGCCCTGAAGGAGGAGGTCGACCGGCTGGCGCAGCCGCCATCAGGTTTCGGCGTCTTCCTGGAGGCCAGGGACGACGGCACGATCGAGGTGTTCACCGGCGGGCGCAAGCTCCGGGTGAACGTCAGCCCGGCCGTCGACGCCGACTCGCTCAAGCGTGGCCAGGAGGTCATGCTGAACGAGGCGCTCAACGTCGTCGAGGCCCTCGGGTACGAGGACGTCGGCGAGATCGTCATGCTCAAGGAACTGCTGGAGAGCGGCGACCGCGCACTGGTCATCTCCCACGCGGACGAGGAGCGGGTCGTCAAGCTCGCCCACTCGCTGCTGGACCAGCCGCTGCGCGCCGGCGACTCCCTGCTTCTCGAACCCCGTTCCAACTACGTCTACGAGCGCATCCCCAAGTCCGAGGTGGAGGAGCTCGTCCTGGAGGAGGTCCCCGACATCTCCTACGAGGAGATCGGTGGCCTCAGCCGGCAGATCGAGCAGATCAGGGACGCCATCGAGCTTCCCTACCTGCACGCCGACCTGTTCCGCGAGCACCAGCTGCGCCCGCCGAAGGGCGTGCTCCTGTACGGCCCGCCCGGCTGCGGCAAGACGCTGATCGCCAAGGCCGTGGCCAACTCCCTGGCCAAGCAGGTCGCGGAGAAGACCGGTCAGTCCGGCAAGAGCTTCTTCCTCAACATCAAGGGCCCCGAACTCCTCAACAAGTACGTCGGTGAGACCGAGCGGCACATCCGCCTGGTGTTCCAGCGGGCCAGGGAGAAGGCCTCCGAGGGCACCCCGGTGATCGTGTTCTTCGACGAGATGGACTCGATCTTCCGGACCCGCGGCTCCGGCGTCTCCTCCGACGTCGAGAACACCATCGTCCCCCAGCTCCTGTCGGAGATCGACGGTGTCGAGGGCCTGGAGAACGTCATCGTCATCGGCGCCTCCAACCGCGAGGACATGATCGACCCGGCGATCCTGCGGCCCGGCCGCCTGGACGTCAAGATCAAGATCGAGCGGCCGGACGCCGAGGCGGCCAAGGACATCTTCTCGAAGTACCTGGTCAGCGAGCTGCCGCTGCACCCGGAGGATCTGAGCGAGCACAGCGACAGCCGTGCGGGCACGATCGCCGGGATGATCCAGCGGACCGTCGAGCGGATGTACGCCGAGAGCGAGGAGAACCGCTTCCTCGAGGTGACCTACGCCAACGGCGACAAGGAAGTCCTCTACTTCAAGGACTTCAACTCCGGCGCGATGATCCAGAACATCGTCGACCGGGGCAAGAAGATGGCCATCAAGGAGTTCCTCGACACCGGGCAGAAGGGCCTGCGGATCTCCCACCTGCTGGCCGCCTGCGTGGACGAGTTCTCCGAGAACGAGGACCTGCCCAACACCACCAACCCCGACGACTGGGCTCGCATCTCCGGCAAGAAGGGCGAGCGGATCGTCTACATCCGCACGCTCGTGCAGGGCAAGCAGGGCACCGAGGCCGGCCGTTCGATCGACACGGTCGCCAACACCGGCCAGTACCTGTAG